In Scleropages formosus chromosome 10, fSclFor1.1, whole genome shotgun sequence, a single genomic region encodes these proteins:
- the LOC114911638 gene encoding olfactory receptor 51E2-like, whose protein sequence is SSNQLVPYTRFIFVGFPELYKYRRLLFLPFSSFYILALFGNLLIVIVIKNVENLHSPMYLLMSSLAIVNIIVPTVIVPNENVCVCVCFLFDWNEISLEGCLTQMFLTRFFSSVESTVLLAMALDRLVAICNPLRYVEIVNTAALVKFVALTLIRSGLIMSILVALARSLTFCSSNIIRHSYCGHMALVSLACGNKDKNDSIGLAVIVVFVGIDISIIAVSYMRILSVVLHAAEVEDRWKAFHTCSTHLLVIMSFYLVGSVTFLSHNIGIDIATDINTFLGILYIIFPATVNPITYGVWTKEIRNVGMSF, encoded by the exons TCATCCAACCAACTTGTCCCATACACCAGGTTTATTTTTGTAGGATTTCCAGAACTCTACAAGTACAGGCGGTTGCTTTTCTtaccattttcttcatttt atattcTGGCTTTATTTGGCAATTTATTAATAGTGATTGTGATTAAAAA tgttgaa AATTTGCACAGCCCCATGTATTTACTTATGTCTTCCTTAGCCATTGTGAACATAATTGTCCCTACAGTGATTGtgccaaatgaaaatgtgtgtgtgtgtgtgtgttttctgtttgactGGAATGAAATCTCCTTGGAAGGATGCTTAACTCAGATGTTTCTCACTCGCTTCTTTTCCTCCGTGGAGTCTACCGTCCTCCTGGCTATGGCCTTGGACCGACTAGTGGCCATTTGCAATCCATTGCGCTATGTGGAAATTGTGAACACTGCTGCGCTTGTAAAGTTTGTAGCCCTGACCTTGATAAGGAGCGGCTTGATCATGTCTATCTTAGTAGCTTTGGCCCGCTCTTTGACATTCTGTAGCTCAAACATCATCAGGCACAGCTACTGCGGCCACATGGCCCTTGTCAGTCTGGCATGTGGAAATAAGGATAAGAATGACAGCATAGGCCTGGCAgtgattgttgtttttgttggcaTTGACATTTCCATCATTGCCGTCTCATACATGCGGATTTTGAGCGTTGTTCTGCACGCTGCAGAAGTTGAGGACCGCTGGAAAGCATTCCACACCTGCAGTACTCACTTGCTTGTTATTATGTCTTTCTACCTGGTAGGGAGcgttacatttctgtcacataACATCGGCATTGATATTGCAACAGACATTAACACCTTTTTaggtatactgtacataatttttccTGCTACTGTAAACCCCATTACTTATGGAGTCTGGACCAAGGAAATAAGGAATGTCGGAATGTCgttctaa
- the LOC114911639 gene encoding olfactory receptor 52K2-like, with amino-acid sequence MSEYAARNISHTDFILSGFSGPKEWKQLLFIPFFLLFVMSVTANSMIIFIILSHRALHSPMYLLICVMAFVDLVIAISFVPNMLLNLLFNWNHISLIGCLVQMFCIHFFTSVQTTILLWMALDRFYAICTPLHYNEHMRFSAFLKFVIIPMLRNAVFISAIVGLARSLSYCQSNEIKHCFCEHMALVTLACGPIYVNSVVGLCGVFFISTADILLIALSYVRIFVSLFKSGRSSQKAFSTCITHIIVMFVGLIMALTSFLSYRIKNDMSSNSHMAISTMYLLVPTCLNPIIYGIRTKEIRQQVIKAIRSKCGQMST; translated from the coding sequence ATGTCGGAATATGCAGCAAGAAATATCTCTCACACGGACTTCATACTAAGTGGCTTCTCTGGACCTAAAGAGTGGAAACAACTTCTCTTCAtcccatttttcctcttgtttgtaaTGTCAGTCACTGCAAACTCcatgattatatttataatcttATCGCACAGGGCTTTGCATTCTCCAATGTACCTGCTGATTTGTGTGATGGCTTTTGTTGATCTGGTTATAGCAATATCCTTTGTTCCAAATATGCTTCTTAATCTCCTGTTTAACTGGAACCATATATCTCTGATTGGTTGCCTGGTTCAGATGTTCtgcattcatttctttacatCAGTGCAGACTACTATCTTGCTGTGGATGGCCCTGGATCGTTTCTACGCCATCTGCACTCCACtccattacaatgaacacatgagattctctgcattcctgaaatttgtaattataccgatgctcagaaatgcagttttcatttcagcaatagTTGGCCTAGCTCGATCTTTGTCATATTGCCAGTCCAATGAGATTAAGCACTGCTTCTGTGAACACATGGCATTGGTCACCCTTGCATGTGGTCCCATATATGTTAACAGTGTTGTAGGActatgtggtgtttttttcatCTCAACAGCTGATATCCTTTTAATTGCTCTTTCATATGTTAGaatatttgtctctctgtttaaATCAGGCAGATCCAGTCAAAAAGCATTCAGTACATGCATCACTCATattattgtcatgtttgtggGTTTAATTATGGCCTTAACATCGTTTCTTTCCTACAGAATAAAGAATGACATGTCATCAAATAGTCATATGGCGATCAGTACAATGTATTTGCTTGTGCCTACCTGTTTAAATCCAATAATTTATGGTAtcaggacaaaagaaataagacagcAAGTAATAAAAGCAATTAGAAGCAAATGTGGACAAATGTCCACGTAG